The proteins below come from a single Pedobacter sp. MC2016-14 genomic window:
- the rpoB gene encoding DNA-directed RNA polymerase subunit beta, with protein MANKVDQRVNFARSKHIIDYPDFLDVQLQSFREFFQIETTSDNRHTEGLFKVFAENFPITDSRNIFVLEFLDYFIDPPRYDIPECIDRGLTYSVPLKAKLKLSCNDAEHEDFETIIQDVYLGTIPYMTPKGTFVINGAERVIVSQLHRSPGVFFGQSRHTNGTKLYSARVIPFKGSWIEFATDVNNVMYAYIDRKKKFPVTTLLRAIGYDSDKDILELFDLADEVKVSKSGLKKYVGRKLAARVLRKWVEDFVDEDTGEVVSIDRNEIILDRDTVLEEDHVDMIIDAGVKTIILSKDDGASQADYTIIYNTLQKDTSNSEKEAVENIYRALRNAEPPDEETARGIIERLFFSDKRYDLGDVGRYRINRKLKMDTPDHVKVLTKADIIAIVKYLIKLINSKEEVDDIDHLSNRRVRTVGEQLYAQFGVGLARMARTIRERMNIRDNEVFTPTDLINARTLSSVINSFFGTNQLSQFMDQTNPLAEITHKRRLSALGPGGLSRERAGFEVRDVHYTHYGRLCTIETPEGPNIGLISSLCVHAKINNLGFIETPYKKVIDGVVAMDEPVIYLSAEDEDGKTIAQANASYDDKGNFDTPRVKARYEGDFPIIEPEKLDLMDVAPNQITSIAASLIPFLEHDDANRALMGSNMQRQAVPLLRPEAPIVGTGLEGRVARDSRTLINAEGDGVVEYVDANEITIKYVRNDSDRLVSFEGDSKTYKLIKFKKTNQNTCINLKPIVKKGQNVVKGQVLCEGYATENGELALGRNLKVAFMPWQGYNFEDAIVINERIVREDIFTSLHIEEFELEVRDTKRGEEELTPDIPNVSEEATKDLDENGIIRIGAEVKEGDILIGKITPKGESDPSPEEKLLRAIFGDKAGDVKDASLKTPPSIKGVVIDTKLFSRAKKTTKAEEKSAIEKLDKGYELATTNLKNELVDKLFQIVNGKTSQGIYNVYKELLFPKGAKFTQKSLSDLEFAHINPYKWTTDDDKNDQIKLLIHNYGIRVNEELGAYKRDKFAISVGDELPSGIVQMAKVYVAKKRKLKVGDKMAGRHGNKGIVARIVRDEDMPFLEDGTPVDIVLNPLGVPSRMNLGQIYETVLAWAGQELGVKFATPIFDGAKLDEVEDWIAKAGVPRTGRTYLHNGLTGERFDQPTTVGIIYMLKLGHMVDDKMHARSIGPYSLITQQPLGGKAQFGGQRFGEMEVWALEAFGAANILQEILTVKSDDVIGRAKTYEAIVKGENLPTPGVPESFNVLVHELRGLGLDITLD; from the coding sequence TTGGCAAATAAAGTCGACCAAAGAGTAAATTTTGCACGAAGTAAGCATATCATAGATTATCCTGATTTTCTAGATGTGCAGTTGCAATCATTCAGAGAGTTTTTTCAAATCGAAACTACTTCAGATAACCGTCATACAGAAGGTTTGTTTAAAGTGTTCGCTGAAAACTTTCCAATCACAGACTCAAGGAACATTTTTGTTCTAGAATTCCTTGATTATTTTATTGACCCACCGCGTTATGATATACCTGAGTGTATTGACCGTGGGTTGACTTATAGTGTTCCGTTGAAAGCTAAATTAAAGCTTTCGTGTAACGACGCTGAACACGAAGATTTTGAAACCATCATTCAAGATGTGTATTTAGGAACCATACCTTATATGACTCCTAAAGGTACATTTGTGATTAACGGTGCAGAGCGTGTAATTGTATCTCAATTGCACAGGTCTCCAGGAGTGTTTTTCGGCCAAAGCCGTCACACTAATGGTACCAAGCTTTATTCTGCCAGAGTAATTCCATTTAAAGGATCCTGGATTGAGTTTGCTACAGACGTTAACAACGTGATGTATGCTTACATTGATAGGAAGAAAAAATTCCCTGTTACTACGTTATTGCGTGCTATTGGTTACGATTCTGACAAGGATATCCTTGAACTTTTTGATTTAGCTGATGAGGTTAAAGTTAGCAAATCTGGTTTAAAGAAATACGTTGGACGTAAACTTGCTGCAAGGGTATTACGGAAATGGGTGGAGGATTTTGTTGATGAGGATACCGGAGAGGTAGTTTCCATTGACAGAAATGAAATCATCCTTGACAGGGATACTGTTTTAGAAGAAGACCACGTGGATATGATCATCGATGCTGGTGTTAAAACGATCATCTTGTCTAAAGATGATGGTGCCAGTCAAGCTGATTATACCATTATATATAATACATTACAAAAAGATACTTCAAACTCTGAAAAAGAGGCTGTTGAAAACATCTATCGTGCTTTGCGTAACGCAGAACCACCTGATGAAGAAACTGCAAGAGGTATCATTGAGCGTTTGTTCTTTTCGGATAAACGTTATGACTTGGGAGATGTTGGTCGTTACCGCATCAACCGTAAGTTGAAAATGGATACTCCGGATCATGTTAAGGTATTGACAAAAGCGGATATTATTGCAATCGTTAAATACCTGATCAAATTGATCAACTCTAAAGAAGAAGTTGATGATATTGATCACTTGTCTAACCGTCGTGTACGTACCGTAGGTGAGCAGTTATATGCTCAGTTTGGTGTAGGTTTAGCACGTATGGCCCGTACAATTCGTGAGCGGATGAACATTCGTGACAATGAGGTTTTCACACCAACGGATTTGATCAATGCCCGTACTTTATCGTCGGTTATTAACTCATTCTTTGGTACCAACCAATTGTCGCAATTCATGGATCAGACTAACCCTCTGGCAGAGATTACGCACAAACGTCGTCTTTCAGCTTTAGGTCCGGGTGGTCTTTCACGTGAAAGAGCAGGTTTTGAGGTGCGTGACGTTCACTATACCCACTACGGTAGGTTGTGTACAATTGAAACACCAGAGGGACCAAACATTGGTTTGATTTCTTCTCTTTGTGTTCACGCTAAAATCAACAACTTAGGGTTTATTGAAACTCCTTACAAAAAGGTTATCGATGGTGTAGTTGCTATGGATGAGCCTGTTATTTATCTTTCTGCTGAAGATGAAGATGGTAAAACAATTGCACAGGCAAACGCATCATATGATGATAAAGGTAATTTTGATACTCCACGTGTAAAAGCACGTTATGAGGGTGACTTCCCGATTATTGAGCCTGAGAAATTAGACTTAATGGACGTAGCGCCGAATCAGATTACATCAATTGCTGCTTCATTAATTCCTTTCTTAGAGCATGATGATGCGAACAGGGCACTGATGGGATCCAACATGCAACGCCAGGCCGTACCATTGTTACGTCCTGAGGCGCCGATTGTTGGTACTGGTTTGGAAGGTCGTGTTGCACGTGACTCGAGAACATTGATTAATGCCGAAGGCGATGGTGTTGTTGAGTATGTTGATGCAAACGAAATTACCATCAAGTATGTTCGTAACGATTCAGACCGTTTGGTTTCATTTGAAGGAGATAGCAAAACTTATAAGTTAATTAAATTCAAAAAAACCAACCAGAATACTTGTATTAACTTGAAGCCAATTGTTAAAAAAGGCCAGAATGTTGTTAAAGGACAAGTATTGTGCGAAGGTTATGCTACTGAAAATGGAGAGCTTGCATTAGGTCGTAACTTAAAAGTGGCATTCATGCCTTGGCAGGGATATAACTTTGAGGATGCGATTGTAATCAATGAGCGTATTGTACGTGAAGATATCTTTACTTCATTACACATTGAAGAGTTTGAATTGGAAGTGCGTGATACGAAACGTGGAGAAGAGGAGTTGACACCAGATATTCCTAACGTTTCTGAAGAGGCTACTAAAGATTTGGATGAAAATGGTATCATTCGTATCGGTGCGGAAGTTAAAGAAGGCGATATCCTGATTGGTAAAATTACGCCAAAAGGTGAGTCTGACCCTTCGCCGGAGGAAAAACTATTGCGTGCGATATTTGGGGATAAAGCTGGTGATGTTAAAGATGCATCATTAAAAACGCCTCCATCTATTAAAGGTGTGGTTATTGATACCAAATTGTTCTCCAGAGCTAAGAAAACTACTAAAGCGGAAGAGAAATCTGCTATAGAAAAATTGGATAAAGGTTACGAATTGGCTACAACTAATTTAAAAAATGAGTTGGTAGATAAGCTGTTCCAAATTGTAAATGGAAAAACATCTCAGGGAATTTACAACGTTTATAAAGAACTGTTGTTCCCTAAAGGTGCTAAGTTTACACAGAAAAGCCTTTCTGATCTTGAGTTTGCACATATCAACCCATACAAATGGACCACTGATGATGATAAAAATGATCAGATCAAATTATTAATCCATAACTACGGTATTCGTGTAAACGAAGAGCTTGGTGCATACAAACGTGATAAATTTGCGATTAGTGTTGGTGATGAATTGCCATCAGGTATTGTACAAATGGCTAAAGTTTATGTGGCTAAAAAGCGTAAGCTTAAAGTAGGGGATAAGATGGCTGGTCGTCACGGTAATAAGGGTATTGTTGCCCGTATCGTTCGTGATGAAGATATGCCGTTCCTTGAAGATGGTACGCCGGTTGATATTGTGTTAAACCCACTGGGTGTACCTTCACGTATGAACCTTGGACAGATTTATGAAACTGTATTGGCATGGGCCGGTCAGGAATTGGGTGTTAAATTTGCTACCCCGATCTTTGATGGTGCTAAGCTGGATGAAGTTGAAGACTGGATTGCTAAGGCAGGTGTGCCTAGAACAGGAAGAACCTATTTACATAATGGTTTAACTGGTGAGCGTTTTGACCAGCCAACTACTGTAGGTATTATCTACATGTTGAAACTGGGTCACATGGTTGATGACAAAATGCACGCACGTTCAATCGGACCATATTCATTAATTACACAACAACCATTGGGTGGTAAAGCCCAGTTTGGTGGTCAGCGTTTTGGTGAAATGGAGGTTTGGGCACTAGAAGCATTTGGTGCAGCCAATATTCTACAAGAGATATTAACCGTTAAATCGGATGATGTAATTGGTAGAGCAAAAACTTATGAAGCCATTGTAAAAGGTGAAAACCTTCCTACACCTGGTGTACCTGAATCATTTAATGTACTGGTACATGAGCTACGCGGATTAGGTTTGGATATTACGTTAGACTAA
- the rplL gene encoding 50S ribosomal protein L7/L12 encodes MADLKAFAEQLVNLTVKEVNELAQILKDEYGIEPAAAAVAVAGPAADAAPAVEEKTTFDVILKEAGGSKLAVVKLVKDLTGLGLKEAKDLVDGAPKELKAGVSKDEATALKTQLEEAGAVVEIK; translated from the coding sequence ATGGCAGATTTAAAAGCGTTTGCTGAGCAATTGGTAAACTTGACAGTAAAAGAAGTTAACGAATTAGCTCAAATCTTGAAAGACGAGTATGGTATTGAACCAGCTGCTGCTGCAGTTGCTGTTGCTGGCCCTGCTGCTGATGCTGCTCCTGCAGTTGAAGAAAAAACTACTTTTGATGTAATATTGAAAGAAGCTGGTGGTTCTAAATTAGCAGTTGTTAAATTAGTAAAAGACTTAACTGGTTTAGGTTTGAAAGAAGCTAAAGATTTAGTTGATGGTGCACCAAAAGAATTGAAAGCTGGTGTTTCTAAAGACGAAGCTACTGCTTTGAAAACTCAATTAGAAGAAGCTGGAGCTGTAGTTGAAATTAAGTAA
- the rplJ gene encoding 50S ribosomal protein L10 gives MNREEKHELVSALQEKMQEFGNFYIADTSSLSVEKVNNIRRKCFESGIEMQVAKNSLIKKAIEGLEGDASEIYAALKGQSALLFSTTGNAPAKLIKSLRKGSDKPVLKAAYIDSSVYVGDDNLDTLVNLKSREELIGGIIGLLQSPAKNVISALKSSGGKIAGIVKTLQEREG, from the coding sequence ATGAACAGAGAAGAAAAACACGAACTAGTTTCAGCTCTTCAAGAGAAAATGCAGGAGTTTGGCAATTTTTATATTGCTGATACCTCAAGCTTATCTGTTGAGAAAGTAAATAATATCCGTCGCAAATGTTTTGAAAGCGGGATTGAAATGCAGGTTGCTAAAAACTCTTTAATCAAAAAAGCGATTGAAGGTTTGGAAGGCGACGCATCTGAAATCTATGCAGCACTTAAAGGACAATCAGCTTTATTATTCTCAACAACAGGCAACGCTCCGGCGAAACTGATCAAATCGTTGAGAAAAGGATCTGATAAACCAGTGCTTAAAGCAGCTTACATCGATTCATCGGTATATGTTGGAGATGATAACTTGGATACCTTGGTGAACTTAAAATCAAGAGAAGAGCTTATCGGTGGTATCATTGGATTACTACAGTCGCCAGCTAAAAACGTGATCTCGGCTTTAAAATCGAGCGGTGGCAAAATTGCGGGAATTGTTAAAACTCTTCAAGAAAGAGAAGGTTAA
- the rplA gene encoding 50S ribosomal protein L1, which produces MAKLTKNQKKAHAKLESGKTYSLQDASALVKEITTTKFDASVDIDIALGVDPRKANQMVRGIATLPHGTGKTVRVLVLCNPDKEEEAKAAGADFVGLDEYVAKIEGGWTDVDIIITTPACMAKVGKLGRVLGPRNLMPNPKSGTVTNEVGKAVTDVKGGKIDFKVDKSGIIHASVGKVSFPAEKIYENALEVLQVISKLKPSAAKGTYFKSIHVSSTMSPGIAIETKSVAGI; this is translated from the coding sequence GTGGCTAAATTAACAAAAAATCAAAAAAAGGCACATGCTAAACTAGAATCTGGTAAAACGTATTCTTTACAGGATGCGTCTGCTTTGGTAAAAGAAATCACGACTACTAAATTTGATGCTTCGGTTGATATCGACATCGCTTTAGGTGTTGATCCGCGTAAAGCGAATCAAATGGTACGTGGTATCGCTACTTTACCACACGGAACAGGTAAAACTGTACGTGTATTAGTACTTTGTAATCCTGACAAGGAAGAAGAGGCTAAAGCAGCAGGAGCAGATTTTGTAGGTTTAGACGAATATGTAGCTAAGATTGAAGGTGGATGGACTGATGTTGACATTATTATCACTACTCCTGCTTGTATGGCAAAAGTAGGTAAACTGGGCCGCGTTTTGGGTCCACGTAACCTTATGCCAAACCCAAAATCAGGAACTGTAACCAACGAAGTTGGAAAAGCAGTAACTGACGTAAAAGGCGGTAAGATTGATTTTAAAGTTGACAAAAGTGGTATCATACACGCTTCAGTAGGAAAAGTGTCATTCCCGGCAGAGAAAATATATGAAAATGCTTTAGAAGTACTTCAGGTAATTTCTAAATTGAAACCATCTGCTGCAAAAGGAACTTATTTTAAGAGCATTCATGTTTCTTCTACAATGAGTCCTGGAATTGCAATCGAAACTAAATCAGTAGCGGGGATCTAA
- the rplK gene encoding 50S ribosomal protein L11: MAKEVSALVKLQIKGGAANPSPPVGPALGAKGVNIMEFCKQFNARTQDKPGKVLPVVITVYADKSFEFIIKTPPVAIQLKDATKLASGSAEPNRKKVGSVTWDQVKSIAEDKMTDLNAFTIESAMSMVAGTARSMGITVSGDAPWTN, from the coding sequence ATGGCAAAAGAAGTCAGTGCACTTGTTAAATTACAGATCAAGGGTGGAGCTGCAAATCCATCGCCACCAGTAGGACCTGCATTGGGTGCTAAGGGGGTGAATATAATGGAATTTTGCAAGCAGTTTAATGCTCGTACCCAAGATAAGCCCGGTAAAGTATTACCAGTTGTAATTACTGTTTATGCTGACAAGTCTTTCGAATTTATCATCAAAACCCCTCCTGTAGCCATCCAGTTAAAAGATGCTACTAAATTAGCGAGTGGTTCTGCTGAGCCCAACCGTAAGAAAGTTGGTTCGGTGACTTGGGATCAGGTTAAGTCAATTGCTGAAGATAAGATGACTGATTTAAATGCTTTCACTATCGAATCGGCGATGAGTATGGTTGCCGGTACAGCACGCAGTATGGGAATTACCGTTAGCGGTGATGCGCCCTGGACAAATTAA
- the nusG gene encoding transcription termination/antitermination protein NusG has protein sequence MNDQLKWYVVRAVSGKEKKVKQYIDSEISRLGFSHLVPQVLIPMEKYYQMKEGKKIAKERNFYPGYVLIEASLDGELEHIIKNVNSVIGFLGDNGGNPVPMRQAEVNRILGKVDEMSQQGETMNIAYYVGENVKVMDGPFNGFTGVIEEVNEEKKKLKVMVKIFGRKTPLELNYMQVEKE, from the coding sequence ATGAACGATCAGTTAAAATGGTATGTCGTAAGGGCGGTTAGCGGTAAAGAGAAAAAGGTAAAACAATACATTGATTCTGAAATCAGTAGATTGGGCTTTTCTCATCTTGTACCGCAAGTATTGATCCCAATGGAAAAATACTATCAGATGAAGGAAGGTAAAAAAATTGCAAAAGAACGTAATTTTTATCCCGGATATGTTTTGATAGAAGCTTCATTGGACGGTGAGCTTGAGCATATTATTAAAAATGTGAATAGTGTAATTGGTTTCCTTGGCGATAATGGAGGCAATCCGGTTCCAATGCGTCAGGCTGAAGTTAACCGTATTTTAGGTAAGGTTGATGAAATGAGCCAGCAAGGTGAAACCATGAACATTGCTTACTACGTTGGAGAGAACGTTAAAGTAATGGATGGACCATTTAACGGTTTTACCGGCGTGATTGAAGAGGTAAACGAAGAGAAGAAAAAACTGAAGGTTATGGTTAAGATTTTTGGACGTAAAACTCCTTTAGAGCTTAACTATATGCAGGTTGAAAAAGAATAA
- the secE gene encoding preprotein translocase subunit SecE yields MANKVVEFIKESYEEMTQKVTWPSWGELQNSAVLVLVASLIIAVVIFAMDKGSTFVLDTFYKSLSN; encoded by the coding sequence ATGGCTAATAAAGTAGTAGAATTTATAAAAGAATCGTACGAAGAAATGACCCAGAAGGTTACCTGGCCTTCATGGGGAGAATTGCAAAATTCTGCAGTGCTGGTTTTGGTTGCTTCACTTATCATTGCAGTTGTTATTTTTGCAATGGATAAAGGATCAACATTTGTTTTAGATACTTTTTATAAGTCACTTTCTAATTAA
- the tuf gene encoding elongation factor Tu: protein MAKEKFDRSKPHLNIGTIGHVDHGKTTLTAAITKVLSDAGLSEARSFDSIDSAPEEKERGITINTAHVEYSTANRHYAHVDCPGHADYVKNMVTGAAQMDGAIIVVAATDGPMPQTREHILLARQVGVPSLVVFMNKVDMVDDPELLELVEMEVRELLSFYDFPGDDIPVIQGSALGGLNGDAKWVAKIMELMDAVDSYIPIPPRLTDLPFLMPVEDVFSITGRGTVATGRIERGVINSGDPVEILGMGAENLKSTVTGVEMFRKILDYGEAGDNVGLLLRGIEKTDIRRGMVICKPGSVTPHTDFKAEIYVLSKAEGGRHTPFFNKYRPQFYFRTTDVTGEITLAEGTEMVMPGDNVTINVKLINAIAMEKGLRFAIREGGRTVGAGQVTEIVK, encoded by the coding sequence ATGGCAAAAGAAAAGTTTGACCGCAGCAAGCCGCACTTAAACATCGGCACAATCGGTCACGTTGACCACGGTAAAACAACCTTAACAGCAGCGATCACTAAAGTGTTATCTGATGCTGGTTTATCTGAGGCGCGTTCATTTGATTCAATTGACTCTGCTCCTGAGGAAAAAGAAAGAGGTATCACTATTAACACAGCTCACGTTGAGTATTCAACTGCTAACCGTCACTATGCACACGTTGACTGTCCAGGTCACGCGGATTACGTGAAAAACATGGTTACTGGTGCTGCGCAAATGGATGGAGCTATCATCGTTGTAGCTGCTACAGATGGTCCGATGCCACAAACTCGTGAGCACATTCTATTGGCTCGTCAGGTAGGTGTACCTTCATTAGTTGTATTCATGAATAAAGTGGATATGGTTGATGATCCGGAATTACTTGAATTAGTAGAAATGGAAGTTCGTGAATTGTTATCTTTCTATGATTTCCCTGGTGATGATATTCCTGTTATTCAAGGTTCAGCTCTTGGTGGCTTGAACGGTGATGCTAAATGGGTTGCTAAAATCATGGAATTAATGGATGCTGTAGATAGCTACATTCCAATTCCTCCACGTTTAACTGACCTTCCATTCTTAATGCCTGTTGAGGACGTATTCTCGATCACTGGTCGTGGTACTGTTGCAACTGGTCGTATTGAGCGTGGTGTAATCAACTCTGGAGATCCAGTTGAAATCTTAGGTATGGGTGCTGAAAATCTTAAATCAACTGTAACAGGTGTTGAGATGTTCCGTAAAATCCTTGACTATGGTGAGGCAGGTGATAACGTAGGTTTATTGTTACGTGGTATTGAGAAAACTGATATCCGTCGTGGTATGGTTATCTGTAAACCAGGTTCAGTTACTCCCCACACTGATTTCAAAGCTGAGATCTATGTATTGTCAAAAGCAGAAGGTGGACGTCACACTCCATTCTTTAACAAATACCGTCCACAATTCTATTTCCGTACCACAGACGTAACAGGTGAAATCACCCTTGCTGAAGGAACTGAAATGGTTATGCCAGGTGATAACGTTACCATCAATGTTAAATTGATTAACGCTATTGCAATGGAAAAAGGCTTACGTTTCGCTATCCGTGAAGGTGGTAGAACAGTAGGTGCTGGTCAGGTAACTGAAATTGTAAAATAG
- the hpf gene encoding ribosome hibernation-promoting factor, HPF/YfiA family translates to MKITVQSIHFTADYKLLEFIQKKVDKLELFHDQIINGEVYLKLENVEDEANKISEIKLSVPGGVLFAKEQCKSFEEATDLAIESLRKQITKHKDKTREKLSEHKALLSADEVSDY, encoded by the coding sequence ATGAAAATTACAGTTCAATCGATCCATTTCACCGCAGACTATAAGTTGTTGGAGTTTATTCAGAAGAAAGTTGATAAGCTGGAGTTGTTCCATGATCAGATTATTAATGGAGAAGTTTATTTGAAATTAGAGAATGTGGAAGATGAGGCCAACAAAATAAGTGAGATAAAGTTGAGTGTTCCCGGTGGAGTTTTGTTTGCAAAGGAGCAATGTAAATCTTTTGAGGAAGCAACGGATCTGGCAATTGAGTCGTTAAGAAAGCAAATTACCAAGCACAAAGATAAAACGAGAGAAAAACTTAGTGAACATAAGGCATTATTAAGTGCTGATGAAGTGTCTGATTATTAG
- a CDS encoding tyrosine-type recombinase/integrase has translation MTYLEHEKRYSPHTIEAYRTDLLQFEQYVLGTFEMDLASVAHDQVRNYIATLMEDHIGANSIGRKLSALRSFYKFLRRTAVLSVNPMVLIKAPRVTKPLPVFVDEKKMDELLDSDVFFDDSFPSVRDKMVMETFFGTGIRLAELVGLKDTDLNSYDASLKVLGKGNKERIIPITKSLVNQLSAYISLKDAQNFTNKSAHLFVSNKGTSVTHPMIYKIVRQYLSYVSTQDKRSPHVLRHSYATSLLNRGADINAIKELLGHASLAATQVYTHNSIERLKLIYKQAHPKA, from the coding sequence TTGACATATTTAGAACATGAGAAGCGATATTCTCCGCATACCATTGAAGCTTACCGGACAGATTTGCTACAGTTTGAGCAATATGTGTTGGGAACTTTCGAAATGGATTTAGCAAGTGTGGCACATGATCAGGTTAGAAATTATATCGCCACCTTAATGGAAGACCATATCGGTGCAAATTCAATTGGTAGAAAGCTTTCTGCATTGCGGTCCTTTTACAAATTTCTGCGTCGTACGGCTGTGCTATCAGTTAATCCAATGGTGCTGATTAAAGCACCGAGGGTAACTAAGCCTTTACCTGTATTTGTAGATGAGAAGAAAATGGACGAGCTTTTAGACTCCGATGTTTTTTTTGATGACAGTTTTCCTTCTGTAAGGGATAAAATGGTTATGGAGACTTTTTTTGGTACGGGGATCCGGCTTGCTGAATTGGTAGGGTTGAAGGATACAGATTTAAATAGTTACGATGCAAGCTTAAAAGTACTGGGCAAGGGTAACAAAGAAAGAATTATTCCGATAACCAAATCACTTGTAAATCAACTGTCAGCATATATATCTTTAAAAGATGCTCAGAATTTTACCAACAAATCCGCACACTTATTTGTTAGCAATAAAGGAACCAGTGTAACTCATCCAATGATTTATAAGATTGTTCGCCAGTATTTGTCTTACGTGTCTACTCAGGATAAAAGAAGTCCGCATGTTTTAAGGCATTCCTATGCTACCAGTCTGTTAAATCGGGGTGCTGATATCAATGCGATAAAAGAATTGCTGGGGCATGCTAGTTTGGCTGCTACACAAGTTTATACGCACAATTCAATAGAAAGATTAAAATTAATATATAAACAAGCCCATCCAAAGGCCTAA
- the rpsU gene encoding 30S ribosomal protein S21, producing MIIINIKDGESLDKALKRFKKKFEKTGVLRELRSRQAYEKKSVTRRTEVKHAVYIQNMHLEGNA from the coding sequence ATGATCATTATCAACATTAAAGACGGCGAATCATTAGATAAAGCGCTGAAACGTTTCAAAAAGAAGTTTGAAAAAACAGGAGTTTTGAGAGAACTACGTAGTCGTCAGGCATACGAAAAGAAATCTGTTACTCGCAGAACTGAAGTAAAACACGCTGTTTATATCCAGAATATGCATCTTGAAGGAAACGCTTAG
- a CDS encoding acyl-CoA dehydrogenase family protein, with product MIDHIPGFNFAVSENQELVRGMVKDFAEKNIRAKLMEWDENQYFPVDVFKKLGALGLMGVLVPEEYGGSGFGYQEYVDVIVEIAKVCGSIGLSLAAHNSLCTGHILAFANEEQKLRWLPKLATAEWIGAWGLTEANTGSDALRMMTTAILDGDHYVINGAKNWITHGKSGDVAVVMVRTGDKGSAKGISALVVERGTPGFSAGKKENKLGMRASETTEMIFDNCRVPAANLLGNVGDGFKQAMKVLDGGRISIAALALGIAKGAYEAALAYAQERHQFGQAISNFQAISFKLADMATEIEAAELLIRQAADMKNRGLKMTKESAMAKYFASEVSVRVATDAVQIFGGYGYTKDFPVEKFYRDSKLCTIGEGTSEIQKIVIAREILNA from the coding sequence ATGATTGATCATATTCCAGGATTTAATTTTGCTGTTTCCGAAAACCAGGAACTGGTTAGGGGGATGGTTAAAGATTTTGCCGAGAAGAACATTCGTGCTAAGCTCATGGAATGGGATGAAAATCAGTATTTTCCTGTTGATGTATTTAAAAAACTTGGTGCGCTGGGTTTGATGGGGGTATTGGTTCCAGAGGAATATGGAGGATCTGGATTTGGATATCAGGAGTATGTTGATGTGATTGTAGAGATTGCTAAAGTATGTGGATCTATTGGATTGTCATTAGCTGCGCACAATTCCTTGTGTACGGGGCATATCCTTGCATTTGCAAATGAGGAACAAAAATTAAGATGGTTGCCCAAACTGGCCACGGCAGAGTGGATTGGAGCCTGGGGTTTAACGGAAGCAAATACCGGTTCTGATGCCTTGAGGATGATGACCACTGCAATTTTGGACGGAGACCATTATGTGATAAACGGTGCAAAGAACTGGATTACACATGGGAAATCTGGTGATGTGGCTGTTGTGATGGTACGGACCGGAGATAAAGGAAGTGCTAAAGGTATTTCTGCGCTTGTTGTAGAGCGCGGTACACCTGGTTTTTCTGCCGGTAAAAAGGAGAACAAATTGGGTATGCGTGCTTCTGAAACTACAGAAATGATATTTGACAACTGCCGGGTGCCAGCAGCCAATTTGCTGGGTAATGTTGGTGATGGCTTTAAACAAGCAATGAAGGTGCTGGATGGCGGCAGGATTTCTATAGCGGCACTTGCATTAGGCATTGCAAAAGGTGCCTACGAGGCGGCCTTGGCATATGCACAGGAAAGACATCAGTTTGGACAAGCCATATCAAATTTTCAGGCTATTAGTTTTAAACTTGCGGATATGGCCACGGAGATTGAAGCTGCCGAATTGTTAATTCGCCAGGCTGCGGATATGAAAAACCGAGGACTTAAAATGACAAAAGAGTCTGCAATGGCAAAATATTTTGCTTCGGAGGTTTCGGTGCGGGTGGCAACCGATGCAGTGCAAATCTTTGGTGGATATGGTTATACGAAGGATTTTCCCGTAGAAAAGTTTTACAGAGACAGCAAATTGTGCACTATTGGCGAGGGGACTTCTGAAATTCAGAAAATAGTTATTGCAAGAGAAATATTAAATGCTTAA